The Branchiostoma lanceolatum isolate klBraLanc5 chromosome 10, klBraLanc5.hap2, whole genome shotgun sequence genome has a window encoding:
- the LOC136444116 gene encoding uncharacterized protein: MAFLKLIAVILMVVTFCEGDVPQVGPGSGGPAFREKENNLLRLLLAEKDLKWNGNKVQGVRKVIDDIRRGKDPGAEDPATKMELALAYRDLLKENPFREEQIKEEFRQNLGQNIAQQLFDVSEKIMEAELKAKKQVENDFPMNYHEKNALKKLEKDVVNGKDPLSESAKIQRRISKDGAKLFRLAPEEQETEKAVLIATYGEKGQDIWDAITVIRKEVQAKVNAETDAEKAMEKDIGSS, translated from the exons ATGGCTTTTCTAAAACTGATAGCAGTTATCCTGATGGTTGTGACGTTTTGTGAAGGAGACGTTCCCCAAGTAGGACCAGGTTCGGGAGGTCCCGCATTTAGGGAAAAGGAAAACAATC TTCTACGACTTCTTCTCGCGGAAAAGGATCTGAAGTGGAATGGGAACAAAGTACAAGGAGTGCGTAAGGTCATCGATGACATTAGAAGGGGGAAGGACCCAGGAGCCGAAG ACCCAGCTACTAAAATGGAACTGGCATTGGCATACCGGGATCTTCTGAAGGAAAACCCATTCCGAGAGGAACAAA TAAAGGAAGAATTCCGCCAAAATCTCGGACAAAACATTGCTCAACAACTTTTTGACGTGAGCGAAAAGATCATGGAGGCTGAATTGAAAG CAAAGAAACAAGTTGAAAATGACTTCCCGATGAACTACCACGAGAAGAATGCTCTCAAAAAACTGGAGAAGGACGTCGTGAACGGAAAGGATCCGCTTTCTGAAA GCGCAAAGATCCAGAGGAGGATCAGTAAGGACGGAGCGAAGCTGTTCCGTTTAGCGCCCGAGGAGCAGGAAACAG AGAAAGCAGTACTGATAGCAACCTACGGAGAAAAGGGACAGGATATATGGGACGCCATCACGGTTATTCGCAAGGAAGTTCAGGCAAAAG TTAATGCTGAAACAGACGCGGAGAAGGCCATGGAAAAAGACATCGGGTCCAGCTAA